In Myxococcus stipitatus, the following are encoded in one genomic region:
- a CDS encoding DUF4105 domain-containing protein codes for MRLLVTILTAGLVLLGSTWAALALALTGAGPEGAHVLRALGAGGLGAAACFVRWRWGSRTGAVAVVLAGCLGLLLWGRTVKPSTERDWAPDLAKVARADVEGTRVTFHDMRDFRYRSTTDWDAAWSSGTYDAKELTGAWFIVEPFSGFFGAAHTMVSFGFADGRYVVFSVEIRREKGETFSALGGLFRQFELVYVVGDERDLVQLRSNHRRDDVYLYPVKASKERIADFFMDMVARMNALHARPEFYDSLSNNCTTNLVRHFEKVSAVDVPYDHRTLLPAFSDALAYELGLIDTDAPLEVVRARHRINERAWAAANQPDFSQRIRDPEAPRADSAP; via the coding sequence ATGCGACTGCTTGTGACGATTCTCACCGCCGGGCTGGTCCTCCTGGGCTCCACCTGGGCCGCGCTCGCGCTGGCCTTGACGGGAGCGGGGCCGGAGGGAGCCCACGTGCTGCGGGCTCTGGGCGCTGGGGGGCTCGGGGCCGCGGCGTGTTTCGTCAGGTGGCGGTGGGGTTCACGGACAGGCGCGGTGGCGGTGGTGCTGGCCGGCTGCTTGGGCCTCCTGCTCTGGGGGCGCACGGTGAAGCCCTCCACGGAGAGGGACTGGGCGCCGGACCTGGCGAAGGTGGCGCGCGCGGACGTCGAGGGCACCCGCGTGACGTTCCACGACATGCGGGACTTCCGCTACCGGAGCACGACGGACTGGGATGCGGCCTGGTCCTCGGGTACCTACGACGCGAAGGAGCTGACGGGGGCGTGGTTCATCGTCGAGCCCTTCTCGGGCTTCTTCGGCGCCGCGCACACCATGGTGAGCTTCGGCTTCGCGGACGGGCGCTACGTCGTCTTCTCCGTGGAGATTCGCCGGGAGAAGGGCGAGACGTTCTCCGCCCTGGGAGGGCTGTTCCGCCAGTTCGAGCTGGTCTACGTGGTGGGGGACGAGCGCGACCTGGTGCAGCTGCGCTCCAACCACCGCCGCGACGACGTGTACCTGTATCCCGTGAAGGCGTCGAAGGAGCGCATCGCCGACTTCTTCATGGACATGGTGGCGCGGATGAACGCGCTGCACGCGCGGCCGGAGTTCTACGACTCGCTCTCCAACAACTGCACCACCAACCTGGTGCGGCACTTCGAGAAGGTGAGCGCGGTGGACGTGCCCTATGACCACCGCACGCTGTTGCCCGCCTTCTCCGATGCGCTCGCGTATGAGCTGGGGCTCATCGACACGGACGCGCCGCTGGAGGTGGTGCGGGCCCGTCACCGCATCAACGAGCGCGCATGGGCGGCGGCCAACCAGCCTGATTTCTCCCAGCGCATCCGAGACCCGGAGGCGCCGCGCGCGGACTCAGCTCCCTGA
- a CDS encoding cyclic peptide export ABC transporter — MSLLALLFQKSKLPIIFAALLGILTGASSAALVAVMNQALTSRTVEAALLLGPAFAGLAAAVLVLRIISQMQLNSLQQMALLDLRLSLCRRMLEAPLRKLEEAGQHKLMAALTEDISVINNTIAIIPGVIISMATLVGCLVYLAWLSGPLLALVLCVVAVVLASVAIPNRYAYSQFFRRRESHDALYSHFQTLIDGSKELQLHQARSEDFFHKELQPTAEEVSRISRVTNNLFIIAGGWGGFMVMVVIGIILFVVPRFQTVEMSTLAAYALIVLYLQQPLDGLMHQWPNLSRSHVAMKKLEKLGLSLVDPEPPSRDAVMTSRFERIELVDIAHSYYREHDGASFTLGPINTTVRRGELVFLVGGNGSGKTTLAKLFTGLYVPEKGELRVDGVAVSSATRRAYRQLFSAVFFDFYLFERMLGLDGPGMEDQARAYLSRLQLEKKVRVENGRLSTVALSQGQRKRLALLTSVLEDRPIYVFDEWAADQDPVFRELFYRELLPSLKQQGKLVFVISHDDRYFHLADRVLKLESGQLVSDQGTTPASAPAMKAG; from the coding sequence GTGTCATTGCTCGCCCTGCTCTTCCAGAAGTCCAAACTGCCCATCATCTTCGCGGCGCTGTTGGGCATCCTCACGGGTGCCTCCAGCGCGGCGCTCGTCGCGGTGATGAATCAAGCGCTGACGTCCCGCACGGTGGAGGCGGCCTTGCTCTTGGGGCCCGCGTTCGCCGGCCTCGCGGCGGCGGTGCTCGTGCTGCGCATCATCTCGCAGATGCAGCTCAACTCCCTTCAGCAGATGGCGCTGTTGGACCTGCGGCTGTCGTTGTGCCGGCGCATGCTGGAGGCCCCCCTGCGCAAGCTGGAGGAGGCCGGGCAGCACAAGCTGATGGCGGCGCTGACGGAGGACATCTCCGTCATCAACAACACCATCGCCATCATCCCCGGCGTCATCATCTCCATGGCCACGCTGGTCGGGTGCCTCGTGTACCTGGCGTGGTTGTCCGGACCGCTGCTGGCGCTGGTCCTGTGTGTCGTCGCGGTGGTGCTCGCGAGCGTGGCCATCCCCAACCGCTACGCCTATTCGCAGTTCTTCCGCCGCCGCGAGAGCCACGACGCGCTCTACTCCCACTTCCAGACCCTCATCGACGGGTCCAAGGAGCTCCAGCTCCACCAGGCGCGCAGCGAGGATTTCTTCCACAAGGAGCTCCAGCCCACGGCCGAGGAGGTCTCCCGCATCTCGCGTGTGACCAACAACCTCTTCATCATCGCCGGAGGTTGGGGCGGCTTCATGGTGATGGTCGTCATCGGCATCATCCTGTTCGTCGTCCCCCGGTTCCAGACCGTGGAGATGTCCACCCTGGCCGCCTATGCGTTGATCGTGCTCTACCTCCAGCAGCCGCTCGACGGCTTGATGCACCAGTGGCCGAACCTGTCCCGCAGCCACGTCGCGATGAAGAAGCTGGAGAAGCTGGGCCTGTCGCTGGTGGACCCCGAGCCCCCGTCACGCGACGCCGTCATGACTTCGCGCTTCGAGCGCATCGAGTTGGTGGACATCGCCCACAGCTACTACCGCGAGCACGACGGCGCGAGCTTCACCCTGGGCCCCATCAATACGACGGTGCGCCGCGGTGAGCTCGTCTTCCTGGTCGGCGGCAATGGCAGCGGCAAGACGACGCTGGCCAAGCTCTTCACCGGGCTGTACGTGCCAGAGAAGGGCGAGCTGCGCGTGGACGGTGTCGCTGTCTCGTCCGCCACGCGGCGCGCCTACCGGCAGCTCTTCTCCGCCGTCTTCTTCGACTTCTACCTCTTCGAGCGGATGCTCGGCCTGGACGGCCCGGGGATGGAGGACCAGGCTCGCGCCTACCTGTCACGTCTGCAATTGGAGAAGAAGGTGCGCGTGGAGAACGGCCGCCTCTCCACCGTGGCGCTCTCCCAAGGTCAGCGCAAGCGCCTGGCCCTGCTCACCTCCGTGCTCGAGGACCGCCCCATCTACGTCTTCGATGAGTGGGCCGCCGACCAGGACCCTGTCTTCCGCGAGCTGTTCTACCGGGAGCTCCTCCCGTCCTTGAAGCAGCAAGGCAAGCTCGTCTTCGTCATCAGCCACGACGACCGCTACTTCCACCTGGCCGACCGCGTCCTCAAGCTGGAGTCCGGTCAGCTCGTGTCGGACCAGGGCACCACCCCCGCTTCCGCTCCCGCCATGAAGGCTGGGTGA
- the hppD gene encoding 4-hydroxyphenylpyruvate dioxygenase: MEFSRVEHAELFVGDAVLSSFFFCHAFGFRMVASGGPETGLPGRRSFVLEQGAARLVVTSALGSEGDVAAFVRAHGDGVRDIALGTPDVHATFAEALRRGATAVEEPTTYACEGQRVVKATIAGPGDWVHSFIQREKPTDGFLPGVYVPVEAGPSGGASLFTSMDHIAFALRANTLLDTVGFYEKVLGFAQTHREDVLTEYSGMSSRVVASAEGRVCFPMQEPVSGSRRGQLEEFIGAHGGSGVQHIAFLAEDISHAVDTLRQRGVTLLDAPRGYYEGLEARLGTLSPFQREPLQARNILMDRDAWGVLLQVFTRSQHARRTLFFEVIQRNQARGFGGANIQALYAAKEQETARAAS, translated from the coding sequence ATGGAGTTCTCAAGAGTGGAGCATGCCGAGCTGTTCGTGGGAGACGCGGTTCTCTCTTCCTTCTTCTTCTGCCACGCGTTTGGCTTCCGGATGGTGGCCAGCGGAGGACCTGAGACAGGGCTTCCGGGGCGACGCTCCTTCGTACTCGAGCAGGGCGCCGCGCGGCTCGTGGTCACCTCGGCCCTGGGCTCGGAAGGCGATGTCGCCGCATTTGTCCGCGCGCATGGAGACGGCGTGCGGGACATCGCGCTGGGGACTCCGGATGTCCACGCGACCTTCGCCGAGGCGCTGCGCCGCGGAGCCACGGCAGTGGAGGAGCCCACCACCTATGCGTGTGAGGGTCAGCGCGTGGTGAAGGCCACCATCGCGGGGCCTGGGGATTGGGTGCACTCGTTCATCCAGCGGGAGAAGCCCACGGATGGATTCCTGCCGGGTGTCTACGTCCCGGTGGAGGCGGGCCCTTCGGGTGGGGCGTCGTTGTTCACGTCGATGGACCACATCGCCTTCGCGCTCCGGGCGAACACCTTGCTGGACACGGTGGGCTTCTACGAGAAGGTCCTGGGCTTCGCGCAGACCCACCGTGAGGACGTGCTCACCGAGTACAGCGGGATGAGCTCGCGCGTGGTGGCGTCCGCCGAGGGCCGCGTCTGCTTTCCGATGCAGGAGCCCGTCTCCGGCTCCCGCCGCGGCCAGCTGGAGGAATTCATCGGGGCCCACGGCGGCTCGGGGGTGCAGCACATCGCGTTCCTCGCCGAGGACATCAGCCACGCGGTGGATACCCTCCGTCAGCGCGGGGTGACGCTGCTCGATGCGCCCCGGGGCTACTACGAGGGACTGGAAGCGCGGCTCGGCACGCTGAGCCCGTTCCAGCGGGAGCCGCTGCAGGCGCGCAACATCCTGATGGACCGCGACGCGTGGGGCGTGCTGCTGCAGGTCTTCACCCGCTCACAGCACGCGCGGCGCACGCTCTTCTTCGAGGTCATCCAGCGCAACCAGGCCCGCGGCTTCGGCGGCGCCAACATCCAGGCGCTGTACGCGGCCAAGGAGCAGGAGACCGCGCGCGCCGCGAGCTGA
- a CDS encoding cytochrome P450 has product MKRKPPRDLMDSTRASTHPPSPWGLPLWGHLLRHDRDPLGFAMESFRKHGDVVHLKLGAQSTYLVSHPDHVRYFLTENANNYAKPALVDDPFLGNGLFVSEGAYWRRQRRLVQPAFHRERLAGLLSGMVDLIQRMLKSWEERGASAPPLDVSEEMGILSLWMTTRALYSEEPDAEVTAGIRRMMATFNATEPLWARVLRLDRLPFYRKKWADFFVTRRLMLGKAKEVVAKRREGGPEDDIMAMLVAARDRDTGEAMTDKELRDEFMNLFSGNEGPGAALSWAWHLLSLHPEIAERLASESAAVLGGRAPSLEDLPKLRYATQVFEESLRLYPTAWKLVRVAGAADTLGKYPVAPGTVILSISYLIHRHPEFWSSPEVFDPDRFGPDRPARHKFAYVPFGGGQHICIANNLSLMFGALVLAMVSQRFRLRGIPGRRVDIHPGISLLPKGGLPMTLEPRP; this is encoded by the coding sequence ATGAAGAGAAAACCCCCGCGAGACCTCATGGATTCGACTCGAGCTTCGACGCACCCTCCCAGCCCTTGGGGGCTACCGCTCTGGGGCCACCTGTTGCGGCATGATCGAGACCCCCTGGGGTTCGCCATGGAGAGCTTCCGCAAGCATGGCGACGTGGTTCATCTCAAGCTGGGGGCGCAGTCGACCTACCTGGTGAGTCACCCGGACCACGTCCGATATTTCCTCACGGAGAACGCCAACAACTACGCGAAGCCCGCGCTGGTGGACGACCCCTTCCTGGGCAACGGTCTGTTCGTGAGCGAGGGGGCCTATTGGCGGCGCCAGCGCAGGCTCGTCCAGCCCGCGTTCCACCGGGAGCGGCTCGCGGGCCTGTTGTCAGGCATGGTGGATCTGATTCAGCGGATGCTGAAGTCCTGGGAGGAGCGTGGGGCGTCCGCGCCGCCGCTCGATGTCTCGGAAGAGATGGGGATTCTCTCCCTGTGGATGACGACGCGGGCGCTGTACTCGGAGGAGCCCGACGCGGAGGTGACCGCGGGCATCCGCCGGATGATGGCGACGTTCAATGCGACGGAGCCCTTGTGGGCGCGCGTCCTCCGGTTGGATCGGCTGCCGTTCTACCGGAAGAAGTGGGCGGACTTCTTCGTCACGCGGCGGCTGATGCTCGGCAAGGCGAAGGAGGTCGTCGCGAAGCGCCGCGAGGGCGGCCCGGAAGACGACATCATGGCGATGCTGGTGGCGGCGAGAGACCGCGACACGGGCGAAGCCATGACGGACAAGGAGCTGCGCGACGAGTTCATGAACCTGTTCTCCGGGAACGAGGGCCCGGGGGCGGCGCTCTCATGGGCCTGGCACCTGCTGTCGCTCCATCCTGAAATCGCGGAGCGCCTCGCCTCGGAGAGCGCGGCGGTGCTCGGGGGGCGGGCTCCGTCGTTGGAGGACCTGCCCAAGCTGCGTTACGCCACCCAGGTGTTCGAGGAGTCGCTCCGGCTGTACCCCACGGCCTGGAAGCTGGTGCGGGTGGCGGGGGCCGCGGACACGTTGGGCAAGTATCCCGTGGCGCCGGGGACGGTGATCCTCTCCATCTCCTACCTCATCCACCGGCATCCGGAGTTCTGGTCCTCGCCCGAGGTGTTCGACCCGGACCGCTTCGGTCCGGACCGCCCCGCGCGGCACAAGTTCGCCTACGTGCCGTTCGGCGGAGGCCAGCACATCTGCATCGCGAACAACCTGTCGCTGATGTTCGGAGCGCTGGTCCTGGCGATGGTCTCCCAGCGCTTCCGCCTCCGCGGCATCCCGGGGCGGCGGGTGGACATCCATCCGGGCATCTCGCTGCTGCCCAAGGGCGGGCTCCCCATGACACTGGAGCCAAGGCCCTGA